The window AGACTGGGCAGAACAATGGGATGCCTTATTCTGGAATTTTATTAATGACCATCAGGATTTCTTCGCCCAAAATCCAAGACTGGGAATGATGCTGAGAACGCTGGAGAAGATGCCGGAAGAAAAGCGAAAGCAGCATGTTAAAGCGGCAAAAAAGTTTATAGGCAATGTTAAATGATTCTTTAGCCACGCAAAAAATGTGTGAATGAAAATCCTGAAAAGAAAAAAGGCTTCTACAAGCTCAGCCTGACAAAAGTTAGTATAAGAGATATCATCATGGACTTGCCGAAAGATATTTCAGTAAAAAAAACAAAAAATGAATAAAAACCTCAACATAAAAGAAATCGACAGAATCATCGAAATGGCGTGGGAAGACAGAACGCCTTTTGAAGCTATACAATTTCAGTTTGGACTCAATGAATCGGAAGTCATTGAACTGATGCGCTCTGAACTGAAAGAATCCAGTTTTAAGCGCTGGAGAAAAAGAGTGAATTCCGGAGTAAGCCAGAAACATCTGAAAAAAAGAAACGAAGAAATCAACCGCTTTAAATGCAGCAGACAGCGGATGATCAGCAATAATAAAATATCGAAAAGATAATGGGCTGAACCGCACAACTCACAAAAGAATATTCTATAAAGAGCTAAAGTATTAAAAAATAAAAGGCTTCGACAAGCTCAGCCTTACAGTATAGAAATAATTAAGCGAATAGTATCAGACTTGTCACACAGAGCTTATCAAAGTCTCTCAAATTCAAAAAAACTACGCTTTTAATATTGAACATCTCAAAAATAAATTAGTATGAAAAATATCGTCATCATCGGTTGTGGAAAAGGGATCGGACTGGCAACAGCAAACATCCTTGCACAAGAACACAAAATCATCGGTATTTCCAGAACTGAAAACCCGGAACTGAATCATCCCAATATTGAGTTCCATACCATGGACATTCTTTCGGGAAATTTAGATGAAATCAGCTTTCCTGATGTTGTTGACGGATTGGTTTATTCGCCGGGCAGCATTAATCTGAAACCTTTCAACCGACTTTCTGTGGATGATTTTAAAAATGATTTTGAAATCAATGTTTTAGGAGCTGTAAAAACGATTCAAAAACTGCTGCCCAATCTTAAAAAATCTGAAAGTGCATCGGTTGTTCTTTTCAGTTCGGTTGCGGCAAAACTGGGAATGCCATTTCACGCTTCAATTGCGGCAAGTAAAAATGCTGTGGAAGGACTTACGAAAAGTTTAGCGGCAGAATTTTCGGCTCAGAAAATGAGGGTCAATGCCATTGCACCTTCTTTAACGGACACCCACCTGGCATCACAACTTTTATCCACACCGGAAAAAAGAGAAGCATCTGCAAAAAGGCATCCGTTACAAAGAACAGGAACTGCTGAAGAAATTGCAGAAATGACCGCTTTTTTGGTTTCGGAGAAATCTTCCTGGATTACCGGACAGATTTTCGGAATAGACGGCGGAATGGGAAGTGTGAAACTTTAAAAAATATTTAGATTAAATTTGCGCTATGAATACTGACTTTTTCATTGATTTGCTGTTCCAGGTAAAAGAATTTGAAAACTCCGAAACTTACCAACCCCACTCTACTGTTGAAGATTTCCGGTGGTGGCTGAATGATAAAAAATACAGAACGGAAAGCCCGACGAAGCTTTTTACAAATGAACAGCACCAGGTTTCTTTTACAGAAAATGAAATCTGCAAACAGGTTTTGCTTTTAGGACGGTATTCTAAACAATTGATCAGAAAAGGCCTTAATGATTTCCCGGAATTGGCCAATGAAGAATTTACCTATCTCTACCGGCTGAAAGATGAGCCCAATCTTACTAAAATTCAGCTGATTGAAAGAAACGGGCACGAAAAACAAACCGGAACACAGATTATCAAACGCCTTCTGGAATATGGCTTAATCGAAGAAAAGAATAACATTGAGGATAAAAGGAGTAAACGCCTCAACATCACCTCAAAAGGAGAAGATTATTTCCACCGTTCCGTTGAAAAAGTGAATATGA of the Chryseobacterium aureum genome contains:
- a CDS encoding TIGR03643 family protein; this encodes MNKNLNIKEIDRIIEMAWEDRTPFEAIQFQFGLNESEVIELMRSELKESSFKRWRKRVNSGVSQKHLKKRNEEINRFKCSRQRMISNNKISKR
- a CDS encoding SDR family NAD(P)-dependent oxidoreductase: MKNIVIIGCGKGIGLATANILAQEHKIIGISRTENPELNHPNIEFHTMDILSGNLDEISFPDVVDGLVYSPGSINLKPFNRLSVDDFKNDFEINVLGAVKTIQKLLPNLKKSESASVVLFSSVAAKLGMPFHASIAASKNAVEGLTKSLAAEFSAQKMRVNAIAPSLTDTHLASQLLSTPEKREASAKRHPLQRTGTAEEIAEMTAFLVSEKSSWITGQIFGIDGGMGSVKL
- a CDS encoding MarR family winged helix-turn-helix transcriptional regulator, whose protein sequence is MNTDFFIDLLFQVKEFENSETYQPHSTVEDFRWWLNDKKYRTESPTKLFTNEQHQVSFTENEICKQVLLLGRYSKQLIRKGLNDFPELANEEFTYLYRLKDEPNLTKIQLIERNGHEKQTGTQIIKRLLEYGLIEEKNNIEDKRSKRLNITSKGEDYFHRSVEKVNMTSRILTGKLENKEKAELLALLRKLNDFHSHIYSEYRSLDIDKILELSGS